One region of Streptomyces leeuwenhoekii genomic DNA includes:
- a CDS encoding glycosyltransferase family 2 protein — protein MSVHSHTAARQDTAALPEFPRHVVTAVLVSHDGARWLPDALAALLGQERPVQYAVAADTGSADASAHLVTEALGDDRVLHLARRTGFGQAVEEALRTAPVLTPDDLPYLKRPSGWDPATRTWHDDAYDLPDLPHGEPVQWLWLLHDDCAPEPDALAQLLRVVENEYDLGRDDVAVVGPKLRGWYDRRQLLEVGVSIANSGRRWTGLDRREQDQGQHDHIRSVLSVSTAGMLIRRDVFERLGGFDRRLPLMRDDVDLCWRVHAAGLRVLVAPEAVVRHAEAASRERRTVDCDGRTTASPHKVDKAGAVYTLLVNTRTATLPWVLLRLVLGTLLRTLAYLVGKVPGQAVDEIRGLLSVVLRPERIVAARRLRGRPQIDKAELRALFPPPGATIRATVEQVAGNLVGRSDPESAAGAGRHGGAIESGPGGDDADFLEVEQFARLKRIARKPGPVLFLVLLLFSLVACRGLLGGGALAGGALLPAPAGAGELWSRYADSWHAVSLGGTSSAPPYLAILATLASLLFGSTGLAVTVLLVGSVPLAGVTAYFASRPLVTSRLLRAWAAIAYAFLPAVTGALAGGRIGTAVLAVLLPLLARAGITAGGLAHPSGARGSWRATWAYALLLTLTTAFTPIVWPIALVLGAGLLVLRRSDITAYGLRFLVQLGTPLLVLAPWSLTLLPFGFFQEAGIGYGPSAASALDLLGTSPGGPGTAHGLMLIGIVLAALAALLRSERRTGIWTAWAVALVGFVFAVLSNGSAWAGPATLVHGIALLGAAALGADGARARVAEQSFGWRQPVAALIAFASAAGPLLLAVGWMVRGADGPLERRDPVQVPAFVAEESGTRDQARTLVLDSDSPAHVSYLLVRGSGVRLGDAEFAAADGGSGRLDKVVANLVAGSGADQADQLGGFAVRYVLVHKGAPRQVARVLDATPGLSRLSEQDGNALWRVDQQVARATIVSGTREPGAESAAPQPVAAGPVEIHTTIPAGPEGRVLRLADSAAEGWTATLDGKPLTPTTVDGWAQGFRLPAAGGRLDVTYDDPFTHTAWLWAQGALAVVLVVLALPGRRRDIDDDLPEEPVVPAPAATGDGRRARRLRAQAEAAEAAGTTDEAEAVTAGAADAGSGAGHGGGGASGDGGLPVPPPGAPPAPVPQQARYGEWDAAASHTEAGYGTYGYPEGSQYGTEAYGQPYHADQGQPGAYQADQGQTGAYQADPYQTAAYPAGSYQAGPPQPGGYPADPYQQGQYDPYAYDGTASPGTYDQAYPQGYDPEQSPDPHGTGSERPDGSQQ, from the coding sequence ATGTCCGTGCACAGCCACACGGCAGCTCGTCAAGACACCGCTGCCCTCCCTGAGTTTCCGCGTCATGTGGTGACCGCGGTCCTCGTCTCCCACGACGGCGCCCGCTGGCTGCCCGACGCGCTCGCCGCGCTGCTCGGCCAGGAGCGCCCCGTCCAGTACGCCGTCGCGGCCGACACCGGCAGCGCGGACGCCTCCGCGCACCTGGTCACCGAAGCCCTCGGCGACGACCGCGTCCTCCACCTCGCCCGGCGCACCGGCTTCGGCCAGGCCGTCGAGGAGGCGCTCCGCACCGCTCCGGTCCTCACCCCGGACGACCTGCCCTACCTGAAGCGGCCCAGCGGCTGGGACCCCGCCACGCGCACCTGGCACGACGACGCCTACGACCTGCCCGACCTCCCCCACGGGGAGCCGGTCCAGTGGCTGTGGCTGCTGCACGACGACTGCGCCCCCGAACCCGACGCGCTCGCCCAGCTGCTGCGCGTCGTGGAGAACGAGTACGACCTCGGCCGCGACGACGTCGCCGTCGTCGGCCCCAAACTCCGCGGCTGGTACGACCGCCGGCAACTGCTGGAGGTCGGCGTCTCCATCGCCAACTCCGGCCGCCGCTGGACCGGCCTGGACCGGCGGGAACAGGACCAGGGCCAGCACGACCACATCCGGTCCGTGCTGTCGGTGTCCACCGCCGGCATGCTGATCCGGCGTGACGTCTTCGAGCGGCTCGGCGGGTTCGACCGGCGGCTGCCCCTCATGCGCGACGACGTCGACCTGTGCTGGCGGGTGCACGCCGCCGGGCTCCGGGTGCTCGTCGCGCCCGAGGCCGTCGTACGGCACGCCGAGGCGGCCTCCCGCGAGCGCCGCACCGTCGACTGCGACGGGCGCACCACCGCCTCCCCGCACAAGGTCGACAAGGCCGGCGCCGTCTACACCCTGCTCGTCAACACCCGTACGGCCACGCTGCCCTGGGTGCTGCTGCGCCTGGTCCTCGGCACGCTGCTGCGTACCCTCGCCTACCTCGTGGGCAAGGTCCCCGGACAGGCCGTCGACGAGATCCGCGGCCTGCTGAGCGTGGTGCTGCGGCCGGAGCGGATCGTCGCCGCGCGGCGCCTGAGGGGCCGTCCGCAGATCGACAAGGCCGAGCTGCGGGCGCTGTTCCCGCCGCCCGGCGCCACCATCCGCGCCACCGTCGAGCAGGTCGCGGGCAACCTCGTCGGCCGCTCCGACCCCGAGTCGGCCGCGGGCGCCGGACGGCACGGCGGCGCCATCGAATCCGGGCCCGGCGGCGACGACGCCGACTTCCTGGAGGTCGAGCAGTTCGCCCGCCTCAAGCGCATCGCCCGCAAGCCCGGGCCGGTGCTCTTCCTGGTGCTGCTGCTCTTCTCCCTCGTCGCCTGCCGCGGCCTCCTCGGCGGCGGTGCCCTCGCGGGCGGTGCCCTGCTGCCCGCCCCGGCCGGCGCCGGCGAGCTGTGGTCCCGGTACGCCGACTCCTGGCACGCCGTGAGCCTCGGTGGCACCTCCTCCGCACCGCCCTACCTCGCGATCCTGGCGACGCTCGCCTCCCTGCTGTTCGGCTCGACCGGGCTCGCCGTCACCGTCCTGCTCGTCGGCTCCGTCCCCCTGGCCGGTGTGACGGCCTACTTCGCCTCCCGCCCGCTCGTCACCTCCCGGCTGCTGCGGGCGTGGGCGGCCATCGCCTACGCCTTCCTGCCCGCCGTCACCGGCGCGCTCGCCGGCGGACGCATCGGTACCGCCGTCCTGGCCGTCCTGCTGCCGCTCCTCGCCCGCGCGGGCATCACCGCCGGCGGACTCGCCCACCCCTCGGGTGCGCGCGGCAGTTGGCGGGCCACCTGGGCGTACGCGCTGCTGCTGACCCTCACCACCGCCTTCACGCCGATCGTCTGGCCCATCGCGCTCGTCCTCGGCGCCGGGCTGCTGGTCCTGCGCCGGAGCGACATCACCGCGTACGGGCTGCGCTTCCTCGTCCAGCTCGGCACGCCCCTGCTCGTCCTCGCCCCCTGGTCGCTGACGCTGCTGCCGTTCGGCTTCTTCCAGGAGGCCGGGATCGGCTACGGCCCCTCGGCCGCCTCCGCCCTGGACCTGCTGGGCACCAGCCCGGGCGGCCCCGGCACCGCCCACGGACTGATGCTCATCGGCATCGTGCTGGCCGCCCTCGCCGCCCTGCTGCGCTCCGAGCGCCGGACGGGCATCTGGACGGCCTGGGCCGTCGCCCTCGTCGGCTTCGTCTTCGCGGTGCTGTCCAACGGCTCCGCCTGGGCCGGCCCCGCGACCCTCGTCCACGGCATCGCCCTGCTGGGCGCGGCGGCGCTCGGCGCCGACGGGGCACGCGCGCGCGTGGCCGAGCAGAGCTTCGGCTGGCGCCAGCCCGTCGCCGCGCTGATCGCCTTCGCCTCGGCCGCGGGCCCCCTGCTCCTCGCCGTGGGCTGGATGGTGCGCGGCGCCGACGGACCGCTGGAGCGGCGCGACCCCGTGCAGGTGCCCGCGTTCGTCGCCGAGGAGAGCGGCACCCGCGACCAGGCCCGCACCCTCGTCCTCGACAGCGACTCCCCGGCCCACGTGAGCTACCTGCTGGTCCGCGGCTCCGGAGTCCGCCTCGGCGACGCCGAGTTCGCCGCGGCCGACGGCGGCAGCGGCAGGCTCGACAAGGTGGTCGCCAACCTCGTCGCCGGCTCCGGCGCCGACCAGGCCGACCAGCTCGGCGGCTTCGCCGTGCGGTACGTCCTCGTCCACAAGGGCGCGCCCCGCCAGGTCGCGCGCGTCCTCGACGCCACGCCCGGGCTGAGCCGGCTCAGCGAGCAGGACGGCAACGCCCTGTGGCGGGTGGACCAGCAGGTGGCCCGGGCCACCATCGTGTCCGGTACGCGGGAGCCCGGGGCCGAGTCCGCCGCGCCGCAGCCCGTCGCGGCGGGGCCCGTCGAGATCCACACCACGATCCCCGCCGGCCCCGAGGGCCGGGTGCTGCGCCTGGCCGACTCCGCCGCCGAAGGCTGGACGGCGACCCTGGACGGCAAGCCGCTCACCCCCACCACGGTCGACGGCTGGGCCCAGGGCTTCCGGCTCCCCGCCGCCGGCGGCAGGCTGGACGTCACCTACGACGATCCGTTCACCCACACCGCGTGGCTGTGGGCGCAGGGCGCCCTCGCCGTCGTCCTCGTCGTGCTCGCCCTGCCCGGACGCCGGCGCGACATCGACGACGACCTGCCCGAGGAGCCGGTCGTCCCGGCACCGGCCGCCACCGGCGACGGCCGCCGCGCCCGGCGGCTGCGCGCGCAGGCCGAGGCGGCGGAAGCGGCCGGGACCACGGACGAGGCGGAGGCCGTCACCGCGGGTGCCGCGGACGCGGGGTCCGGGGCCGGGCATGGCGGAGGCGGTGCTTCCGGCGACGGCGGTCTCCCCGTCCCTCCGCCCGGGGCCCCGCCCGCGCCGGTGCCCCAGCAGGCCCGCTACGGGGAGTGGGACGCCGCGGCGAGCCACACGGAGGCCGGGTACGGCACGTACGGGTACCCGGAGGGCTCGCAGTACGGCACCGAGGCGTACGGGCAGCCGTACCACGCCGACCAGGGGCAGCCGGGTGCCTACCAGGCGGACCAGGGGCAGACGGGCGCCTACCAGGCCGACCCGTACCAGACGGCCGCCTACCCGGCCGGGTCGTACCAGGCCGGTCCGCCCCAGCCCGGCGGATACCCGGCGGACCCGTACCAGCAGGGCCAGTACGACCCGTACGCGTACGACGGGACGGCCTCGCCGGGGACGTACGACCAGGCCTACCCCCAGGGGTACGACCCGGAGCAGTCCCCCGATCCCCATGGCACGGGCAGTGAGCGTCCCGACGGGAGTCAGCAGTGA
- a CDS encoding L-lactate permease, whose amino-acid sequence MYVQELEPVAGSPGLSALVAALPLVLVLLLLGGVRMKAHLAGLTGLLAAVLVAWLAYGMPLDQTLSSAAQGAVFGLFPILWIVVNALWVYRMTVRTRHFDILRRSFGRLSDDPRVQALVIAFCFGALLEALAGFGAPVAICSVMLVALGFDPVRAAVVSLVANTAPVAFGAMGTPVVTLAQVTGLPLDDVASVVGRQTPLLALVVPLVLVGLVDGRRGLRETWVPAVACGVAFAVAQFAASNHVSAQLADIGAALAGAGALVAVPHARVPAADAVRACVLTGVRSEELDEDDPRREVLRAYAPYALIVAIFSVAQIPAVKDLLAGATRTFDWPFLDVAGADGRPVGGNVFALPVVSAGGTLVLIAGLGTAAVLGVHARVAVEEWLATVRELRFAILTVTSVLALAYVMNLSGQAATIGHFVAAAGAGLAFLSPVLGWFGVAVSGSDTSANALFGALQVTAARESGLSPELLAAANSSGGVLGKMISPQNLTIACAAVGLAGREGDLLRKVLPWSLGLLLVMCLIVVGQSSPVLGWMLP is encoded by the coding sequence GTGTACGTCCAGGAACTGGAACCCGTCGCCGGCTCGCCGGGGCTGTCCGCCCTGGTGGCGGCCCTGCCCCTCGTGCTCGTCCTCCTCCTGCTCGGCGGTGTGCGGATGAAGGCCCATCTGGCGGGCCTGACGGGGCTCCTGGCGGCCGTTCTCGTCGCCTGGCTCGCCTACGGCATGCCGCTGGACCAGACGCTCTCCAGCGCCGCCCAAGGGGCCGTCTTCGGACTTTTCCCCATCCTGTGGATCGTCGTCAACGCCCTGTGGGTGTACCGGATGACCGTCCGCACCCGGCACTTCGACATCCTGCGCCGCTCCTTCGGCCGGCTCTCCGACGACCCGCGCGTCCAGGCACTGGTGATCGCCTTCTGCTTCGGCGCCCTGCTGGAGGCCCTCGCCGGATTCGGCGCACCGGTGGCGATCTGCTCGGTGATGCTCGTCGCGCTGGGCTTCGACCCGGTGCGCGCGGCGGTCGTCTCCCTGGTCGCCAACACCGCGCCGGTCGCCTTCGGCGCCATGGGCACCCCGGTGGTGACGCTGGCGCAGGTGACCGGGCTGCCGCTGGACGACGTCGCCTCCGTGGTGGGGCGTCAGACCCCGCTGCTCGCCCTCGTCGTGCCGCTCGTCCTGGTCGGGCTCGTCGACGGGCGGCGCGGGCTGCGCGAGACCTGGGTGCCCGCGGTGGCGTGCGGAGTCGCCTTCGCCGTCGCCCAGTTCGCCGCCTCCAATCACGTCTCCGCCCAACTCGCCGACATCGGCGCCGCCCTCGCCGGCGCGGGTGCCCTGGTCGCCGTACCGCACGCGCGCGTGCCCGCCGCCGACGCCGTCCGCGCCTGCGTGCTGACCGGCGTACGCAGCGAGGAGCTCGACGAGGACGATCCGCGCCGGGAGGTGCTGCGGGCGTACGCGCCGTACGCCCTCATCGTCGCGATCTTCTCCGTCGCGCAGATCCCGGCGGTCAAGGACCTGCTGGCCGGGGCGACCCGGACGTTCGACTGGCCCTTCCTGGACGTGGCCGGCGCGGACGGCCGGCCGGTCGGCGGGAACGTCTTCGCCCTGCCGGTCGTCTCCGCCGGCGGCACGCTCGTGCTGATCGCCGGGCTGGGCACGGCGGCCGTGCTCGGCGTGCACGCGCGCGTGGCGGTCGAGGAGTGGCTCGCCACCGTGCGCGAACTGCGGTTCGCGATCCTGACCGTGACCTCCGTACTGGCCCTCGCCTACGTCATGAACCTCTCCGGGCAGGCCGCCACCATCGGCCACTTCGTCGCCGCGGCCGGCGCCGGGCTCGCCTTCCTGTCGCCGGTGCTCGGATGGTTCGGCGTCGCCGTCTCCGGCTCGGACACCTCCGCCAACGCGCTCTTCGGCGCCCTGCAGGTGACCGCCGCCCGGGAGTCCGGGCTGTCGCCGGAGCTGCTGGCCGCCGCCAACAGCTCGGGCGGCGTGCTCGGCAAGATGATCTCGCCGCAGAACCTCACCATCGCCTGCGCGGCCGTCGGCCTGGCGGGCCGCGAGGGCGACCTGCTGCGCAAGGTGCTGCCCTGGAGCCTGGGCCTGCTGCTGGTGATGTGCCTGATCGTCGTCGGGCAGTCCTCCCCGGTGCTGGGCTGGATGCTGCCCTGA
- a CDS encoding WhiB family transcriptional regulator, giving the protein MTELVQQLLVDDADEELGWQERALCAQTDPESFFPEKGGSTREAKKVCLACEVRSECLEYALANDERFGIWGGLSERERRRLKKAAV; this is encoded by the coding sequence ATGACCGAGCTGGTGCAGCAACTGCTGGTCGACGACGCGGACGAGGAACTCGGCTGGCAGGAGCGCGCACTGTGCGCCCAGACCGACCCCGAGTCCTTCTTTCCCGAGAAGGGCGGCTCGACCCGTGAGGCCAAGAAGGTCTGCCTCGCCTGCGAGGTGCGTTCCGAGTGCCTCGAATACGCCCTCGCAAACGACGAGCGCTTCGGCATCTGGGGCGGTCTGTCCGAGCGGGAGCGCCGCCGGCTGAAGAAGGCCGCCGTCTGA
- a CDS encoding Trm112 family protein, producing the protein MPLEAGLLEILACPACHAPLEERDDELICTGQDCGLAYPVRDGIPVLLVDEARRPA; encoded by the coding sequence ATGCCGCTCGAAGCCGGCCTCCTGGAGATCCTCGCCTGCCCGGCCTGCCACGCGCCCCTCGAGGAGCGGGACGACGAGCTGATCTGCACCGGCCAGGACTGCGGACTGGCCTACCCCGTGCGCGACGGCATCCCGGTCCTGCTCGTCGACGAGGCGCGCCGCCCGGCGTAA
- a CDS encoding metallopeptidase family protein yields MDNPVTPRAAGNGPRRRDRHGRGMRGPIAPPQVPLAMSRAEAFADLVQDSVERLERRWPQLADIDFLVLDVPHLDGPGRVWDDEAVPLGGTVSARDGRRARVVVYRRPVEIRAKGREERAALVHEVVVEQVAELLGLTPETVDPRYDEE; encoded by the coding sequence ATGGACAACCCCGTGACGCCCCGTGCCGCCGGAAACGGACCCCGCCGCCGTGATCGCCACGGCCGGGGCATGCGCGGCCCGATCGCTCCACCGCAGGTGCCCCTCGCCATGAGCCGCGCCGAGGCGTTCGCGGACCTCGTGCAGGACTCCGTGGAGCGCCTGGAACGGCGGTGGCCGCAACTCGCCGACATCGACTTCCTCGTCCTCGACGTCCCTCATCTGGACGGGCCCGGCCGGGTGTGGGACGACGAGGCGGTGCCGCTGGGCGGCACGGTCTCCGCGCGGGACGGGCGGCGTGCGCGGGTGGTCGTCTACCGGCGGCCGGTCGAGATCCGTGCCAAGGGCCGCGAGGAGCGGGCCGCGCTGGTGCACGAGGTCGTCGTCGAGCAGGTCGCCGAGCTGCTGGGGCTGACCCCGGAGACGGTGGATCCGCGGTACGACGAGGAGTGA
- a CDS encoding DUF3499 domain-containing protein: MVQSRRGPLKSAVPSNVVSPVRRCSRTACGRPAVATLTYVYADSTAVLGPLATYAEPHCYDLCAEHSERLTAPRGWEVVRLLDGSAPARPSGDDLEALANAVREAARPQERAAGAGGGARAADPMEVARRGHLRVLRSPDN; the protein is encoded by the coding sequence CTGGTCCAGAGTCGTCGCGGCCCGCTCAAGAGTGCGGTACCGTCCAACGTCGTGAGCCCTGTACGTCGCTGTTCGCGCACCGCCTGCGGCCGTCCTGCCGTCGCGACGCTGACGTACGTCTACGCCGACTCGACGGCGGTCCTCGGCCCGCTCGCCACCTACGCCGAACCCCACTGCTACGACCTGTGCGCCGAGCACTCCGAGCGCCTGACCGCCCCCCGTGGCTGGGAGGTCGTCCGGCTGCTGGACGGATCCGCTCCGGCGCGGCCCAGCGGGGACGACCTGGAAGCGCTTGCCAACGCGGTCCGGGAGGCGGCCCGGCCGCAGGAGCGCGCCGCCGGTGCCGGCGGCGGGGCACGTGCGGCCGACCCGATGGAGGTCGCGCGGCGAGGGCACCTGCGCGTCCTGCGGTCGCCGGACAACTGA
- a CDS encoding cysteine dioxygenase, with translation MNSDSDLQIAGDILEVPHLLQPPREHPSTVAEFAGLARSIAADRSQWEPLVRYDATTRWYHRLRTGPGYEVWLLSWVPGQGSGPHDHGPSSGVLTVLDGTLTERTRRGTRALRPGAQRVFAPGYVHEVVNDALEPAVSLHVYHPGLTEMTMYSARCASRAVHDASAAPTTA, from the coding sequence ATGAACAGCGACAGCGACCTCCAGATCGCCGGCGACATCCTCGAAGTCCCGCACCTGCTCCAGCCCCCGCGCGAACATCCGTCCACCGTCGCCGAGTTCGCCGGCCTCGCCCGTTCCATCGCCGCCGACCGGTCCCAGTGGGAGCCCCTGGTCCGGTACGACGCCACGACGCGCTGGTACCACCGGCTGCGCACCGGCCCCGGTTACGAGGTGTGGCTGCTGTCCTGGGTGCCCGGCCAGGGCAGCGGACCGCACGACCACGGCCCCTCCTCCGGCGTGCTGACCGTGCTGGACGGCACCCTGACCGAGCGCACGCGGCGCGGCACGCGCGCGCTGCGGCCGGGAGCGCAGCGCGTGTTCGCGCCGGGATACGTGCACGAGGTGGTCAACGACGCCCTGGAACCGGCGGTCAGCCTGCACGTCTACCACCCGGGCCTGACGGAGATGACCATGTACTCCGCCCGGTGCGCGTCCCGGGCCGTCCACGACGCGTCCGCCGCCCCGACGACCGCCTGA
- a CDS encoding phosphomannomutase/phosphoglucomutase has translation MAADLSQIVKAYDVRGVVPDQWDEALAELFGAAFVEVTGASAVVTGHDMRPSSPGLAGAFARGAAARGADVTEIGLCSTDQLYYASGALDLPGAMFTASHNPARYNGIKLCRAGAAPVGQDSGLADIRALVERWSESGAPEPAAAPGTVTRRDTLADYAAHLRSLVDLASIRPLKVVVDAGNGMGGHTVPSVFAGLPVDVVPMYFELDGTFPNHEANPLDPANLVDLQKRVREEGADLGLAFDGDADRCFVVDELGDPVSPSAITALVARRELARNGGKGTVIHNLITSWSVPEVVKEHGGTPVRTRVGHSFIKAEMARTGAIFGGEHSAHYYFRAFWNADTGMLAALHVLAALGGQDAPLSALVAEYDRYAGSGEINSTVDDQAGRLAAVRAAYEGRPGVTLDELDGLTVTAADWWFNVRPSNTEPLLRLNAEARDEATMAKVRDEALALIRG, from the coding sequence GTGGCTGCTGATCTGTCGCAGATCGTGAAGGCGTACGACGTACGCGGGGTGGTCCCGGACCAGTGGGACGAGGCGCTGGCCGAGTTGTTCGGGGCGGCCTTCGTCGAGGTGACGGGAGCGAGCGCCGTCGTCACCGGGCACGACATGCGGCCCTCCTCGCCCGGCCTCGCGGGCGCCTTCGCGCGCGGAGCGGCGGCGCGGGGCGCCGACGTCACCGAGATCGGCCTGTGCTCCACCGACCAGCTCTACTACGCCTCCGGCGCGCTGGACCTGCCGGGCGCGATGTTCACGGCGTCCCACAACCCCGCGCGGTACAACGGCATCAAGCTGTGCCGCGCCGGGGCCGCCCCCGTCGGGCAGGACTCCGGGCTCGCCGACATCCGCGCCCTCGTCGAGCGGTGGAGCGAGTCGGGCGCCCCCGAGCCGGCGGCCGCCCCCGGCACGGTCACGCGGCGGGACACCCTCGCCGACTACGCCGCCCACCTGCGCTCCCTCGTCGACCTCGCCTCCATCCGCCCCCTGAAGGTCGTCGTCGACGCGGGCAACGGCATGGGCGGGCACACGGTCCCGTCGGTATTCGCCGGCCTGCCCGTGGACGTCGTCCCGATGTACTTCGAACTGGACGGCACCTTCCCAAACCACGAGGCCAACCCGCTCGACCCGGCCAACCTCGTCGACCTCCAGAAGCGGGTCCGCGAGGAGGGCGCCGACCTCGGCCTCGCCTTCGACGGCGACGCCGACCGCTGCTTCGTCGTCGACGAGCTCGGCGACCCGGTCTCCCCGTCGGCGATCACGGCCCTGGTCGCCCGCCGCGAGCTCGCCCGCAACGGCGGCAAGGGCACGGTCATCCACAACCTGATCACCTCCTGGTCCGTGCCCGAGGTCGTGAAGGAGCACGGCGGCACACCGGTGCGCACCCGCGTGGGCCACTCCTTCATCAAGGCCGAGATGGCCCGCACCGGCGCCATCTTCGGCGGCGAGCACTCCGCCCACTACTACTTCCGCGCGTTCTGGAACGCGGACACCGGCATGCTGGCCGCCCTGCACGTCCTCGCCGCCCTCGGCGGCCAGGACGCCCCCCTGTCCGCCCTGGTCGCCGAGTACGACCGGTACGCAGGCTCGGGCGAGATCAACTCCACCGTCGACGACCAGGCGGGCCGCCTCGCCGCCGTCCGGGCGGCGTACGAGGGCCGCCCCGGCGTCACCCTCGACGAACTGGACGGCCTGACCGTCACCGCCGCCGACTGGTGGTTCAACGTCCGCCCCTCCAACACCGAACCGCTGCTGCGCCTGAACGCGGAGGCGCGCGACGAGGCCACCATGGCCAAGGTGCGGGACGAGGCCCTGGCCCTCATCCGGGGCTGA
- a CDS encoding DUF5719 family protein, with protein sequence MNRTTLSLIAGVTALAAVTGFAALAAPDASGSDAPTGAAARLPVERTSLVCPAPSVSDLAETAYTAFTPVTEGAAGSGGRAGLRAAPDEPGGAGGGKDAEVPEVKQEAPGTPVTGTTSGADVPALVGTAEGRLAPGWTVQQTTEVAAGTGRGLLGVTCAEADTDFWFPGASTASDRTDYVHLTNPDDSAAVVDIELYGKDGALKSTVGEGITVQPHTSEPILLSTLGDTEQNDLTVHVNVRSGRVGAAVQALDDRLGGDWLAPSTAPAGTLVLPGIPKDAAAVRLVLFTPGDVDADLTLRLASRSGMITPAGHETVHVKAGMTTTVELGDVTRGEAGSLVLTPTGRSVPVVAAVRVVRGKDSKQETAFIPATAPVGKRATSVDNRAEGTTLSLSAPERSAKVRITASAGSEGGTAVSRTVTVKAGTTQDVEAPVPGGLKGTYALTVEPLSGGPVYAARLLTATEDDTPGFTIQTLPDDRGMVAVPVAEENLTILQK encoded by the coding sequence GTGAACCGCACCACCCTGTCCCTCATCGCCGGTGTGACGGCGCTCGCCGCCGTCACCGGGTTCGCCGCGCTCGCCGCGCCGGACGCCTCCGGCAGCGACGCCCCCACCGGGGCGGCCGCCCGGCTGCCCGTGGAGCGTACGAGCCTGGTGTGCCCGGCGCCGAGCGTGTCCGACCTCGCCGAGACGGCCTACACGGCGTTCACCCCCGTCACCGAGGGCGCGGCCGGCAGCGGCGGCAGGGCCGGGCTGCGGGCGGCGCCGGACGAGCCCGGCGGGGCCGGCGGCGGCAAGGACGCCGAGGTGCCCGAGGTGAAGCAGGAAGCCCCCGGCACGCCGGTGACCGGGACCACTTCCGGTGCCGACGTGCCGGCGCTGGTCGGGACCGCGGAGGGCAGGCTGGCGCCCGGCTGGACCGTGCAGCAGACCACCGAGGTCGCCGCCGGGACCGGGCGGGGGCTGCTGGGCGTCACCTGCGCGGAGGCGGACACGGACTTCTGGTTCCCCGGCGCCAGCACGGCGTCCGACCGGACCGACTACGTGCACCTGACCAACCCCGACGACTCCGCCGCCGTCGTGGACATCGAGCTGTACGGCAAGGACGGGGCCCTGAAGTCGACGGTGGGCGAGGGCATCACGGTGCAGCCGCACACCAGTGAGCCCATCCTGCTGTCCACGCTCGGCGACACGGAGCAGAACGACCTGACCGTCCACGTCAACGTCCGCAGCGGACGGGTCGGGGCGGCCGTCCAGGCCCTGGACGACCGGCTCGGCGGCGACTGGCTCGCCCCGTCCACGGCTCCCGCCGGCACCCTGGTGCTGCCGGGCATCCCGAAGGACGCCGCGGCCGTGCGGCTGGTGCTGTTCACCCCCGGCGACGTCGACGCCGACCTCACGCTGCGGCTCGCCTCGCGCTCCGGGATGATCACGCCCGCCGGGCACGAGACCGTCCATGTGAAGGCGGGCATGACGACCACGGTCGAGCTCGGGGACGTCACCCGGGGCGAGGCCGGGTCGCTGGTGCTCACGCCGACGGGACGCTCGGTGCCCGTGGTGGCCGCGGTGCGGGTGGTGCGCGGCAAGGACAGCAAGCAGGAGACGGCGTTCATCCCGGCCACCGCGCCGGTGGGGAAGCGGGCGACGTCGGTGGACAACCGGGCCGAGGGCACGACGCTGTCCCTGTCGGCGCCCGAGCGAAGCGCCAAGGTCAGGATCACCGCCTCGGCGGGCAGCGAGGGCGGCACGGCCGTGTCCAGGACGGTCACCGTCAAGGCAGGCACGACCCAGGACGTCGAGGCGCCGGTCCCCGGCGGGCTGAAGGGGACGTACGCCCTGACGGTGGAGCCGCTGTCGGGCGGCCCCGTCTACGCGGCCCGGCTCCTGACGGCGACGGAGGACGACACCCCCGGATTCACCATCCAGACCCTCCCGGACGACCGGGGCATGGTGGCGGTGCCGGTGGCCGAGGAGAACCTGACGATCCTCCAGAAGTAG